The following proteins are encoded in a genomic region of Triticum dicoccoides isolate Atlit2015 ecotype Zavitan chromosome 1B, WEW_v2.0, whole genome shotgun sequence:
- the LOC119350933 gene encoding serine/threonine/tyrosine-protein kinase HT1-like: MPYADLSFSEVTSAVVRQNLRPEIPRCCPSAFANVMKRCWDENPDKRPEMAEVVTMLEAIDTSKGGGMIPVDQARGIGCLSCLRPRRGA; this comes from the exons ATGCCGTACGCGGACCTGAGCTTCTCGGAGGTCACGTCCGCTGTTGTTCGTCAG AACCTGAGGCCGGAGATCCCGCGGTGCTGCCCGAGCGCGTTTGCGAACGTGATGAAGCGGTGCTGGGACGAGAACCCCGACAAGCGGCCGGAGATGGCGGAGGTGGTGACGATGCTGGAGGCGATCGACACGTCCAAGGGCGGGGGCATGATCCCCGTGGACCAGGCGCGCGGCATCGGGTGCCTCTCCTGCCTCAGGCCGCGCAGGGGGGCCTGA